Part of the Deltaproteobacteria bacterium genome is shown below.
AACCACCCGGCCAAGCCGGGCGCGCAAATACCGGGCCAAATCCTGCCGCGCCCGCGAAAGGGGAACCGACGTGGAAAGGCTCGCCGCCAGATTTCTTGCGTCAAAGGTTTCCAGGGCGAAAAATTTGAGGCCCGCTTCCGCGTTTCGCCCGTAGAGGTCAAGCGCCTCAGTCACGAAACGGTCAAGGCCATCCGGGCCAAGTATGGAAAGGCCCCTTGTGAGGCCGTCGGCAAAGGCCGGGGGAATTTTGGCCGAGGCCTGCGCAGCCTTCTCCCATGATGAAAACTGAAAGGCCCTTCTTCGGGGCAGGAGATTTTTCGCGGCGTATGGAAGAATCTGGGTGAGTTCGAGTGTTTGATGATAAGTGAGGGTGCGCCCGAAGGCTGTTGAAAGAAGGCGGCAAAAGGCGGATGCCGCCTTTAAGTCACCGTCTTCCATCAGAAAAACAAGGCCCTCCACGGGCCGGGCCAGGGCGTGGGCCCCCTGGCGGTTCATGGCGATGACCGCCCTGATGAAAAGGGACAGAAGGCGAAAATCCCCGGCGGCAAGAATGAACGAGGCCCCGGAGGCCACGGCGGCTGCCAGGGTGGAGCCTTTTTTGGCGAAGCCCCGGACCAGCCTGACGTAGAGGAAAAACGCCCGATCCGGTTCCGAAAGAGCCAGCCTTGCAAGCCCTTCGGTGTAAAGCCTGCCGAAACGGCGCTCGGAAAGAAGAGCACTAGCAGCCTCTTCGGCGATAAGGGCCAGCCGGTCTTCGGGAACGGTCCGCCCGGAAAGCATGGCGCAGGCGGCGCGGAAGACCTCCAGGTCAATCTGCCTTAACGGTTCAAGTGGGGCAAATTCGGAAGGGCCGTCCTGCATCAGAAAACGTCGTCTATAAGATCGTTCATGGTGGCGATGAGCCCGGCCTCGTCGGAAAGCGGCCCGGCAACCGCCGCCCGGCAGGCGGCCCTGGCCGACACCCCGCCCGCCATGAGCTTCGCCGCGTGGATCAGAAGCCGGGTGCTGGCCCCTTCCGCAAGGCCGGAATCGCGCATGGAGCGGATTTTGCCCCCAAGCGCCACAAGTTTTTCCGCCGTCTCAGGAGCAATGCCGCCCTCGTGGGCCACTATCACCGTTTCCTTGTCAGGGGCTGGATACGAAAAATTGATGGCGGCGAATCTCTGGCGGGTGCTTGGTTTCAGGTCCTTCATCACCGACTGGTAGCCGGGGTTGTAGCTGATGACCAGCAGAAAATCCGGGTGGGCCGGGACAGCCTCGCCCTTTTTTTCGATGAAAAGGGTGCGCCGGTCGTCGGCGAGCGGGTGGAGCACCACCGTGGTGTCCTTGCGGGCCTCCACTATCTCGTCCAGGTAGCAGATTGCCCCACAGCGAACGGCGCGGGAAAGGGGGCCGTCGGACCACACAGTCTCGTCGTTTATAAGGAGATAGCGACCAAGGAGGTCGGAGGCGAAAAGGTCCTCGTGGCAGGCGACGGTGATGAGGGGCCTTTGAAGGCGATGGGCCATGGCCTCCACGAACCGGGTCTTGCCGCAGCCCGTGGGGCCGGTGAGCATGAGGGGAATTCGTTTTTCGTAGGCGGCGGAAAAAAGCTCCACCTCGTCGGCCACCGGCAGATAATAGGGTTCGCGGTCCGGGCTTATACCTGCCTGTCCGTTGCTTTCGTCAAAATCAGTCACGGCGTCTCTTTCCTTGCGTCATACCATTCCCTGTCGTAACCACAAGAGGCGATACCCTCTTTTGAAGGAGGTATCGCCCATGTCACGACCGAAATCCAAATTTTATTATGGCGGCATCGAAGCATCTTGCTGAAATGGCAGCCCCCAGCTCTCCTTACCTGCATTTCATCTTTTTTTTTCAGGCTGTGAACCCCGGCGTTTTATGCGACTGGCCGGATTGGCGCGAGTTTTGACGCGTCCATGACCGGGCCGTCGGCGCAGACGTGGAAATGCCCGCCTTCGGGCCGGGGAAGGGCGCAGCCCAGGCAGGCTCCCATCCCGCAGGCCATGACGCTTTCGAGGCTTATTTCGCAGGGAACCTTGTTTGAAAGGCAGATGCGCGCCACGGCTTCCAGCATGGCGTGGGGGCCGCAGGCAAAGACCTTTTCGGGCGGATTGGGCGAGGCGAGATCATCTTCCAGAAGGCCCGTCACGAAACCGCAACAACCTTGGCTTCCGTCATCGGTTGCGATTCTCGTTTCAAAGCCAAGCGAAGAAAAAACATCGGCGCACAGGACGTCGGAACCAGTCCGGCCCCCAAGCAGCACCCGCCCCGAAATCCCCTTTCGGGCCAGGGCGCGGGCCAGAAATACCAGGGGGGCCGCCCCGATGCCGCCTCCCACGATTGAGACCGGGCCTTTCGGGTCAGAAAGGCCGAAGCCCTTTCCCAGCGGCCCCAGGACGTCGAGCAACTCCCCCGCCCGTTTTTCGGACAGAATCTCCGTGCC
Proteins encoded:
- a CDS encoding CbbQ/NirQ/NorQ/GpvN family protein gives rise to the protein MLTGPTGCGKTRFVEAMAHRLQRPLITVACHEDLFASDLLGRYLLINDETVWSDGPLSRAVRCGAICYLDEIVEARKDTTVVLHPLADDRRTLFIEKKGEAVPAHPDFLLVISYNPGYQSVMKDLKPSTRQRFAAINFSYPAPDKETVIVAHEGGIAPETAEKLVALGGKIRSMRDSGLAEGASTRLLIHAAKLMAGGVSARAACRAAVAGPLSDEAGLIATMNDLIDDVF
- a CDS encoding dihydroorotate dehydrogenase electron transfer subunit, which translates into the protein MIEGRAKIAENAPKGSGVFRALLHFPALARKAAPGQFVMARVSDGLDPLLRRPFSIHDVFPDGSFALLYKVVGRGTEILSEKRAGELLDVLGPLGKGFGLSDPKGPVSIVGGGIGAAPLVFLARALARKGISGRVLLGGRTGSDVLCADVFSSLGFETRIATDDGSQGCCGFVTGLLEDDLASPNPPEKVFACGPHAMLEAVARICLSNKVPCEISLESVMACGMGACLGCALPRPEGGHFHVCADGPVMDASKLAPIRPVA